From the genome of Bosea sp. Tri-49, one region includes:
- a CDS encoding class I fructose-bisphosphate aldolase: MYDSKKVRMNRLFHNGRCLDVAIDHGVCNEPSFLDGLEDMGRIVDVLVEAGPDAIQMNYGQADLLQGRPGKDKPALVMRIDMGNPYNALRHREMWAVLQNAHDPVVPALKLDAACVVVNLFMLPDEPALFRQCVENIARVRQDCDRYGMPLMIEPLVMQPNSARGGYLVDGDAQKIVTLVRLAREMGADIIKADPTSDPNEFGRVVEAARCPVLVRGGGKADLRQVFANSYALMQQGAHGMVYGRNIYQHASPSRVVRALMAMIHDGADDEAAWQVYESGE, translated from the coding sequence ATGTACGATTCGAAGAAAGTCCGCATGAACCGGCTGTTCCACAACGGCAGGTGTCTTGACGTCGCGATCGACCACGGCGTCTGCAACGAGCCTTCCTTCCTCGATGGGCTCGAGGATATGGGCCGGATCGTCGACGTGCTGGTGGAGGCAGGGCCGGACGCGATCCAGATGAATTACGGCCAGGCCGACCTGCTGCAGGGGCGGCCCGGCAAGGACAAGCCGGCGCTGGTGATGCGCATCGACATGGGCAATCCCTATAACGCACTGCGCCATCGCGAGATGTGGGCGGTGCTGCAGAACGCACATGATCCGGTCGTGCCGGCGCTGAAGCTCGATGCGGCCTGCGTCGTGGTCAACCTGTTCATGCTGCCGGACGAGCCCGCGCTGTTCCGGCAATGCGTCGAGAACATCGCGCGCGTCCGCCAGGATTGCGATCGCTACGGCATGCCTTTGATGATCGAGCCGCTGGTGATGCAGCCGAACAGTGCGCGCGGCGGCTATCTCGTCGACGGCGATGCCCAGAAGATCGTCACGCTGGTCCGCCTTGCCCGCGAGATGGGCGCCGACATCATCAAGGCCGACCCGACCAGCGACCCCAACGAGTTCGGCCGCGTCGTCGAGGCCGCGCGCTGCCCCGTGCTGGTGCGCGGCGGCGGCAAGGCCGATCTGCGGCAGGTCTTCGCCAACTCCTACGCACTGATGCAGCAGGGCGCGCATGGCATGGTCTATGGCCGCAACATCTATCAGCACGCCTCGCCCAGCCGGGTGGTCCGGGCTCTGATGGCGATGATCCATGACGGTGCCGACGACGAGGCCGCGTGGCAGGTCTACGAGAGCGGCGAATGA
- a CDS encoding ABC transporter substrate-binding protein codes for MTKEHQEFRDDCLAILREQTEGKRVHRRRFLQGLAMLGAIPAGLRLTPAHAAAGEIVIVNWGGDAVPAYDAIWAQPFNAANPGAKALINGSGPSSGKIKAMVESGAVTWDVCDRTVPASIELGRQNLLEKVDWSIVSKDKLRPAHRSDWGVGAYLYSFVLTYDQRALKGPAPKNWKDFWNVKDFPGKRTLRNNIEGMLEAALLADGVPRDKIYPIDVDRALAKIKEIKQHTIFWTTGAESQQLFRNQEVVMGNLWHTRSMLLAKEVGDRIKFTFEEGVLFPGAWIVPKNNPAKQRAWQFVASAQDPKSQVELFKRVGNGPVNPAAAEMVPAEMKALDCGSPENFARQVAVDSEWYAEHYATILARYMDAIAS; via the coding sequence ATGACCAAAGAACACCAGGAATTCCGTGACGACTGCCTGGCGATCCTGCGCGAGCAGACGGAGGGCAAGCGCGTGCATCGCCGGCGCTTCCTGCAAGGCCTGGCAATGCTCGGCGCGATACCGGCGGGGTTGCGCCTGACACCGGCGCACGCCGCTGCCGGCGAGATCGTGATCGTCAACTGGGGCGGCGATGCGGTGCCGGCTTACGACGCGATCTGGGCCCAGCCGTTCAATGCCGCCAATCCGGGAGCGAAGGCGCTCATCAACGGCTCGGGTCCGAGCTCGGGCAAGATCAAGGCGATGGTCGAAAGCGGTGCCGTCACCTGGGATGTCTGCGATCGCACGGTGCCGGCCTCGATCGAGCTCGGCCGCCAGAACCTGCTGGAGAAGGTCGATTGGTCGATTGTCTCCAAGGACAAGCTGCGCCCCGCCCACCGCTCCGATTGGGGCGTCGGCGCCTATCTTTATTCCTTCGTGCTGACTTACGACCAGCGCGCCCTGAAGGGGCCCGCCCCGAAGAACTGGAAGGATTTCTGGAACGTCAAGGACTTCCCCGGCAAGCGGACGCTGCGCAACAACATCGAGGGCATGCTCGAAGCTGCGCTGCTGGCCGACGGGGTTCCGCGCGACAAGATCTACCCGATCGACGTCGACCGGGCCCTGGCCAAGATCAAGGAGATCAAGCAGCACACGATCTTCTGGACGACCGGCGCGGAAAGCCAGCAGCTCTTCCGCAACCAGGAGGTCGTGATGGGCAACCTCTGGCACACGCGCTCGATGCTGCTCGCCAAGGAAGTCGGCGACCGCATCAAGTTCACCTTCGAGGAGGGCGTGCTCTTTCCCGGTGCCTGGATTGTGCCGAAGAACAACCCGGCGAAGCAGCGTGCCTGGCAATTCGTTGCCTCCGCGCAGGACCCGAAAAGCCAAGTCGAGCTGTTCAAGCGCGTCGGCAACGGCCCGGTCAATCCAGCCGCGGCCGAGATGGTTCCGGCCGAGATGAAGGCGCTGGATTGCGGTTCGCCGGAGAATTTCGCGCGCCAGGTGGCCGTCGACAGCGAATGGTACGCCGAGCACTACGCCACGATCTTGGCCCGTTACATGGACGCTATCGCGTCCTGA
- a CDS encoding ABC transporter permease — protein MSMSDAFAQSRLPLTRIIAWLAAAFLLLPLLVVIPISFTPERYLSLPTDSVSLRHYGSLVSDGRWSKSIVDSLLVGIGAMVLATLMGTAFAVGAWRLGVPLARRLRLLLLAPIIVPPIVHAIAFYRAWAALGLLDTYLGLVLVHAMKGLPFVVLTVAGTLANLDPRLEQAARSLGADARQAMSWVIFPQIRAGIVAGAAFAFITSWDETIVALFITSRAVTTLPRRIWEGLADNIDPAIAALGTVMIVLTFVAVAFTATRGASAKA, from the coding sequence ATGTCGATGTCCGACGCCTTCGCGCAGAGCAGATTGCCGTTGACCCGGATCATCGCCTGGCTCGCGGCTGCGTTCCTGCTGCTGCCGCTCCTCGTCGTGATCCCGATCTCCTTCACGCCGGAACGCTATCTGTCCCTGCCGACGGACTCGGTCTCGCTGCGCCATTACGGCAGCCTCGTCAGCGACGGCCGCTGGTCGAAGAGCATCGTCGACAGCCTGCTCGTCGGTATCGGCGCCATGGTGCTGGCGACCCTGATGGGAACCGCCTTCGCCGTCGGCGCCTGGCGTCTCGGCGTCCCGCTCGCACGGCGGCTCAGATTGCTGCTGCTGGCACCGATCATCGTACCGCCGATCGTGCACGCCATCGCCTTCTATCGGGCTTGGGCCGCGCTGGGCCTGCTCGACACCTATCTCGGCCTGGTCCTGGTTCATGCGATGAAGGGACTGCCCTTCGTCGTGCTCACCGTGGCGGGCACGCTCGCCAACCTCGATCCGCGCCTCGAGCAGGCGGCCCGCAGCCTCGGCGCCGATGCGCGCCAGGCGATGAGCTGGGTGATCTTCCCGCAGATCCGGGCGGGGATCGTCGCGGGCGCCGCCTTCGCCTTCATCACCTCCTGGGACGAGACGATCGTCGCGCTCTTCATCACCAGCCGTGCCGTCACCACCTTGCCGCGTCGCATCTGGGAGGGGCTGGCCGACAACATCGATCCGGCGATCGCCGCCCTCGGCACGGTGATGATCGTCCTGACCTTCGTCGCGGTCGCCTTCACGGCCACGCGCGGCGCGTCTGCAAAAGCCTAA
- a CDS encoding FGGY-family carbohydrate kinase, with amino-acid sequence MSRLLLGLDAGNTVVKAVLFDRGGRVVGKAARDGHSSKPEPGHVERDIGELWDNAGEVIAACLRDAGAKGDDVAAVGTAGHGNGLYLLDKQAQPLLGIQSLDTRAAGLAAEWRADGTGDALYPLCLQKPWPSQTATLLAWVKRDRPEIYARAGTAFLCKDALTFMLTGKLVSDYSDMSGCGLMRLPQRDYDAELLAAYGLAEARALLPALVQSDAIAGTVTEAAARRTGLAVGTPVAAGFFDIIASAVGAGAAEPGQAAIVVGTWGINQIILDKPLVDEHIFHACTWRPDRYVAVESSATSAVNLEWFVHEILGDHGPEAFARCNELVASVQPSADSPLFHPFLYGSSAEPKARAAFLGVAGWHGRAELLHALYEGVVFEHRRHIDRLRANGVSFDRAVLSGGGSRSAAWCQMFADGIGVPVTVAECEETGALGAAIAAGVAADLFEDIEAGVAQMVRSKRSFVPICQDRRLSDARYRLFADLATTLAAQWQRYRSEVA; translated from the coding sequence ATGAGCCGGCTGCTTCTTGGCCTCGATGCGGGCAACACCGTCGTCAAGGCGGTGCTGTTCGATCGAGGTGGCAGGGTCGTCGGCAAGGCGGCGCGCGACGGCCATTCGAGCAAGCCGGAGCCCGGCCATGTCGAGCGCGATATCGGCGAGCTCTGGGACAATGCCGGCGAGGTGATCGCCGCCTGCCTGCGCGATGCCGGCGCGAAGGGCGACGATGTCGCCGCTGTCGGCACTGCCGGCCATGGCAACGGGCTTTATCTGCTCGACAAGCAGGCGCAACCTCTCCTCGGCATCCAGTCGCTTGACACGCGCGCTGCCGGGCTTGCGGCCGAGTGGCGGGCGGATGGCACGGGTGACGCGCTCTATCCGCTCTGTCTGCAGAAGCCGTGGCCGTCGCAGACGGCGACGCTGCTCGCCTGGGTCAAGCGCGACCGGCCGGAGATTTATGCGCGGGCCGGCACCGCCTTCCTGTGCAAGGATGCGCTGACCTTCATGCTCACCGGCAAGCTGGTGAGCGACTATTCCGACATGAGCGGCTGCGGGCTGATGCGCCTGCCCCAGCGCGACTACGACGCCGAGTTGCTCGCGGCCTATGGCCTCGCCGAGGCGCGGGCCCTGCTGCCGGCGCTGGTGCAATCCGATGCGATTGCCGGAACCGTCACGGAAGCGGCGGCGCGTCGGACTGGACTCGCCGTCGGTACGCCGGTCGCCGCCGGCTTCTTCGACATCATCGCCAGCGCTGTCGGCGCCGGGGCGGCCGAGCCGGGACAGGCCGCCATCGTCGTCGGGACCTGGGGCATCAATCAGATCATCCTCGACAAGCCGCTGGTCGACGAGCACATCTTCCATGCCTGCACCTGGCGACCGGACCGCTATGTTGCGGTCGAGTCCAGCGCGACCTCCGCGGTCAATCTCGAATGGTTCGTGCACGAGATCCTCGGGGATCACGGCCCCGAAGCCTTTGCGCGCTGCAATGAGCTCGTCGCCTCGGTGCAGCCGAGCGCCGACAGTCCGCTGTTTCACCCCTTCCTTTATGGCTCGAGCGCTGAGCCCAAGGCGCGGGCCGCCTTTCTCGGTGTCGCCGGCTGGCATGGTCGGGCCGAATTGCTGCATGCGCTCTATGAAGGCGTCGTCTTCGAACACCGCCGCCATATCGATCGCCTCCGGGCCAACGGGGTCAGTTTCGACCGGGCGGTCCTGTCCGGTGGCGGGTCGCGCAGTGCGGCCTGGTGCCAGATGTTCGCCGATGGCATCGGCGTGCCGGTCACGGTCGCCGAATGCGAGGAGACCGGCGCGCTCGGCGCCGCCATCGCCGCCGGCGTGGCCGCCGATCTGTTCGAGGATATCGAGGCCGGCGTCGCGCAGATGGTTCGCAGCAAGCGCAGCTTCGTGCCGATCTGCCAAGACCGAAGGTTGAGCGATGCGCGCTACCGGCTCTTCGCCGATCTTGCTACGACTCTGGCAGCACAGTGGCAGCGCTATCGATCGGAGGTCGCGTGA
- a CDS encoding ABC transporter permease, producing MSAVAASQSSAARSEQLYWWMLLAPCAFLALFYLVPVLNVLVLSFTVPRPGVANYAELANNAAVQRVLWTTLRIGAITTVLALAIGYVVAYALVHCGPRERQILLGIVVASFWISALIRAFAWIALLQSRGLVNSALMASGLIESPLSLVRNEIGVVIGMVHYMLPYAILPLYTNLRGIDDRLVPAARALGATPAQAFRWVFLPLSLPGLIGAGVIVMIFSLGFYITPAILGGGRTIMVAEFISVQISETLRWGLAAMLASVLLASVLLLVTWLSRFMDVEQALRK from the coding sequence ATGAGCGCCGTCGCAGCGAGCCAGAGCTCCGCGGCACGGTCGGAGCAGCTCTACTGGTGGATGCTGCTCGCGCCCTGCGCCTTCCTGGCGCTGTTCTATCTCGTGCCGGTCCTCAATGTCCTGGTGCTCAGTTTCACCGTGCCTCGCCCCGGAGTCGCAAACTACGCAGAGCTCGCCAATAACGCGGCCGTGCAACGCGTGCTCTGGACGACGCTGCGGATCGGGGCGATCACGACGGTGCTGGCGCTCGCGATCGGCTATGTCGTCGCTTATGCGCTGGTGCATTGCGGGCCGCGCGAGCGCCAGATCCTGCTCGGGATCGTCGTGGCGAGCTTCTGGATCAGCGCGCTCATCCGCGCCTTCGCCTGGATCGCGCTGCTGCAGTCGCGCGGGCTCGTCAACTCGGCCCTGATGGCGAGCGGGTTGATAGAAAGCCCATTGAGCTTGGTGCGCAACGAGATCGGTGTGGTGATCGGCATGGTCCACTACATGCTGCCCTATGCGATCCTGCCGCTCTACACGAACCTGCGCGGCATCGACGACCGGCTGGTGCCGGCAGCGCGGGCTCTGGGCGCGACGCCGGCCCAGGCGTTCCGCTGGGTGTTCCTGCCGCTGAGCCTGCCCGGACTGATCGGCGCGGGCGTGATCGTGATGATCTTCTCGCTCGGCTTCTACATCACGCCCGCCATTCTTGGTGGTGGCCGCACCATCATGGTTGCGGAGTTCATCAGTGTGCAGATCTCCGAGACCCTGCGCTGGGGGCTGGCGGCGATGCTGGCGAGCGTACTCCTCGCCTCTGTGCTGCTGCTGGTGACGTGGCTCAGCCGCTTCATGGATGTCGAGCAGGCGCTGAGGAAGTGA
- a CDS encoding ABC transporter ATP-binding protein, which yields MKDTLVLDGIEKRYGDFVALHRTELSIRAGEFITLLGPSGSGKTTILMSIAGFVSPSAGRILLDGRDVTALPPERRNFGVVFQGYALFPHLTVFDNVAFPLRARGITGDAARPKIMAALAIAKLDAFAHRYPRQLSGGQQQRVALARSLVFSPELLLLDEPLSALDRALRKEFQAEFKSIHREVGTTFIYVTHDQEEALTMSDRIVILDKGRILQIAPPAELYERPATEFVAGFLGKSNFLRGKVASVADGRAELQMPGFASLALDNGTGARPGEQAIAALRPEKIRLATSTGSVDAAPFQVRGRVSGVTYLGASIEVELRLANDEALLATLPASQGSFEEGAELVASWDRDAAILVRGNEAAA from the coding sequence GTGAAAGACACTCTCGTCCTCGACGGGATCGAGAAGCGCTACGGCGATTTCGTCGCGCTGCATCGCACCGAGTTGAGCATCCGGGCCGGGGAATTCATCACGCTGCTCGGCCCGTCAGGCTCCGGCAAGACGACGATCCTGATGAGCATCGCCGGCTTCGTCAGCCCGAGCGCCGGGCGGATACTTCTCGATGGCCGCGATGTGACGGCGCTGCCTCCGGAGCGGCGGAATTTCGGCGTCGTCTTCCAGGGCTATGCGCTGTTCCCGCATCTGACCGTGTTCGACAATGTCGCCTTTCCGCTGCGGGCCCGCGGCATCACCGGAGACGCCGCGCGGCCGAAGATCATGGCCGCACTCGCGATCGCGAAGCTGGACGCGTTCGCGCATCGCTATCCCCGCCAGCTCTCGGGCGGGCAGCAGCAGCGCGTCGCATTGGCCCGCTCGCTCGTCTTCTCACCCGAGCTTCTCCTGCTCGACGAGCCGCTGAGTGCGCTCGACCGGGCGCTGCGCAAGGAGTTCCAGGCCGAATTCAAGTCGATCCATCGCGAGGTCGGGACGACCTTCATCTATGTGACGCATGATCAGGAAGAAGCCCTGACCATGTCGGACCGCATCGTGATCCTCGACAAGGGGCGCATCCTCCAGATCGCGCCGCCGGCCGAGCTCTACGAGCGGCCTGCGACTGAATTCGTCGCGGGATTCCTCGGCAAGAGCAATTTCCTGCGCGGCAAGGTCGCCTCGGTCGCTGACGGCCGCGCCGAGCTGCAAATGCCGGGATTTGCCTCGCTCGCGCTCGACAACGGCACCGGCGCGCGCCCGGGCGAGCAGGCGATCGCCGCCCTCAGGCCCGAAAAAATCCGGCTGGCGACGTCGACCGGCAGTGTCGATGCGGCCCCCTTCCAGGTGCGCGGCCGGGTCAGCGGCGTCACCTATCTCGGCGCTTCCATCGAGGTCGAGCTTCGGCTGGCGAATGACGAAGCGCTGCTAGCGACGCTTCCGGCCAGCCAGGGGAGTTTCGAGGAGGGCGCGGAGCTCGTCGCCTCCTGGGATCGCGACGCGGCGATCCTGGTGCGTGGCAACGAGGCCGCGGCATGA
- a CDS encoding LysR substrate-binding domain-containing protein: MDTRHLEAFRAVIESGSMSAAATLLAKSQPAISNLITRLEDELGVALFERKKGKLQVTPEALLFYEEARRTLGVLERTRQVARDLKSLRSGTLSLASQPGLATYALPPIIAQLLRRWPEGTVRFITRSSPTVRDLGRIEAFDIGFAELPIERPAALIDTIEVPCVCMLPADHALAGEPVITPQLLDDVPFISLYADHFLHEAIERAFAEQSARLRMAVHVEFFGTACALVMENVGVTIVDVITSLHFRRLGLIAKPFLPKLDYRYAMFQPGPRPMSRIAREFVDAFRDQNARLIRTSSPYSG; this comes from the coding sequence GTGGATACGCGACATCTGGAAGCTTTCCGCGCCGTGATCGAGAGCGGCTCGATGAGTGCGGCAGCGACGCTGCTGGCCAAGTCCCAACCGGCGATCAGCAATCTGATCACCCGGCTGGAGGACGAGCTCGGGGTTGCCCTGTTCGAGCGCAAGAAGGGCAAGCTGCAGGTCACGCCCGAGGCGTTGCTGTTTTACGAGGAGGCGCGTCGCACGCTCGGGGTGCTCGAGCGCACGCGTCAGGTTGCACGCGATCTGAAGAGCCTGCGTTCTGGAACCTTGTCGCTTGCGAGCCAGCCTGGCCTCGCCACCTACGCGCTACCGCCGATCATCGCCCAATTGCTCCGGCGCTGGCCCGAGGGCACGGTGCGCTTCATCACGCGCTCCTCACCGACGGTACGCGACCTCGGGCGTATCGAGGCTTTCGACATCGGCTTCGCCGAGCTGCCGATCGAACGGCCGGCTGCCCTCATCGACACGATCGAGGTGCCTTGCGTCTGCATGCTTCCGGCAGATCACGCTTTGGCCGGCGAGCCCGTCATCACACCGCAACTTCTCGACGATGTGCCGTTCATTTCACTTTACGCCGATCACTTCCTGCACGAAGCGATCGAGCGCGCCTTCGCCGAGCAGTCCGCCAGGCTGCGCATGGCCGTGCATGTCGAGTTCTTCGGCACCGCCTGTGCGCTCGTCATGGAGAATGTCGGCGTGACGATCGTCGACGTGATCACGAGCCTGCATTTCCGCAGGCTCGGCCTGATCGCGAAGCCCTTCTTGCCGAAACTCGACTATCGCTACGCGATGTTCCAGCCGGGGCCTCGCCCGATGTCGCGCATCGCGCGCGAGTTCGTCGATGCGTTCCGCGATCAGAACGCCCGCCTGATCCGCACTAGCAGCCCTTATTCAGGCTAG
- a CDS encoding arginase family protein: protein MTTAPFSLAQTFMGVPHRTEIGDAKAVVLGLPFDCGTHPQRVGSRLGPSSIREQSLLLRAFDFANGINPLDALGVVDVGDARVSPGDLDASYAAIEEAVGAIARQRVVPVTLGGDGAIALPEMRALHRVYADLVTVHIDAHTDAYPIEGYNTATAFVRAAEEGLIDPKLSYQVGMRGTTMLPGVGEYGQSLGYNVIPIAELLERGIGTVFAEMRARIGDRPVYLSYDMDFFDPSVAPGVCTPTWGGATSREGLAVLEACSGLNLVGVNINTVSPPHDVGGMSALLAAQITLNALNLIARQHQSRVASASRQ, encoded by the coding sequence ATGACGACGGCCCCGTTTTCGCTCGCCCAGACCTTCATGGGCGTCCCCCACCGCACCGAGATCGGCGATGCCAAGGCGGTGGTGCTGGGCCTGCCCTTCGACTGCGGCACGCATCCTCAGCGTGTCGGCTCGCGTCTCGGGCCGTCGTCGATCCGCGAGCAGTCGCTGCTGCTGCGCGCCTTCGACTTCGCCAACGGCATCAACCCGCTCGACGCGCTCGGTGTCGTCGACGTCGGTGACGCCAGGGTCAGCCCCGGCGATCTCGATGCGTCCTATGCGGCGATCGAGGAGGCAGTCGGCGCGATCGCGCGGCAGCGTGTCGTGCCCGTCACCCTCGGCGGCGACGGTGCCATCGCTTTGCCCGAGATGCGCGCCCTCCACCGCGTCTATGCGGATCTTGTCACAGTCCATATCGACGCGCATACCGATGCCTATCCGATCGAGGGGTACAATACCGCGACGGCCTTCGTGCGTGCGGCCGAGGAGGGACTCATCGACCCGAAGCTCTCCTACCAGGTCGGCATGCGCGGCACGACGATGCTGCCCGGGGTCGGCGAATACGGCCAGAGCCTCGGCTACAACGTGATCCCGATTGCCGAATTGCTTGAGCGCGGCATCGGGACGGTCTTCGCCGAGATGCGGGCGCGCATCGGTGATCGACCGGTCTATCTGTCCTACGACATGGACTTTTTCGACCCTTCGGTCGCGCCGGGCGTCTGCACGCCGACCTGGGGCGGAGCGACCTCGCGCGAGGGGCTCGCCGTGCTCGAAGCCTGCTCCGGCCTCAACCTCGTTGGCGTCAACATCAACACGGTGAGCCCACCCCACGACGTCGGCGGCATGTCTGCGCTGCTCGCCGCGCAGATCACCCTGAACGCGCTGAACCTGATAGCGCGACAGCATCAATCGCGGGTGGCCTCAGCTTCCAGGCAGTGA
- a CDS encoding GMC family oxidoreductase, protein MSVRRHLGSWDYVIVGAGSAGCVLANRLSADPTKRVLLLEAGGSDNYHWIHIPVGYLYCMGNPRTDWGYKTAEEKGLNGRSLAYPRGKVLGGCSSINGMIYMRGQAADYDGWRQLGNPGWGWDEVLPLFRKSERHHSLNEPFHGRDGELHVERQRLSWPILDAVREAAEEIGVPKIDDFNGGDNFGSSYFEVNQKAGFRFNAVRAFLSPVRNRRNLTVLTKAQAERILFTSKRASGLELRLNGEPVQVDAAGELILSAGAIGTPQLLQLSGVGPGALLSQHGITVRHELAGVGENLQDHLQIRTVFKITGASTLNERQATLRGKMGIALEYALRRSGPMAMAPSQLGIFMRSDERFATPNIEFHVQPLSLERFGQPLDAFPAITVSVCNLRPDSRGHVRIASNDPAEHPSIAPNYLSTESDREVAAASIVAARRLMQTQRMQAFRPEELKPGAGIQDPAALAQAAGDIATTIFHPVGTAKMGNDPMAVVDPELRVHGLAGLRVVDCSIMPTIVSGNTHAPAVMIAEKAAQLILAAATPGLAARSA, encoded by the coding sequence GTGAGCGTCCGTCGCCATCTCGGATCCTGGGATTATGTCATCGTCGGCGCGGGCTCGGCGGGATGCGTGCTGGCCAATCGCCTCAGCGCCGATCCCACCAAGCGCGTGCTGCTGCTCGAGGCCGGCGGCTCCGACAACTATCACTGGATCCACATCCCGGTCGGCTACCTCTATTGCATGGGCAATCCCCGGACCGACTGGGGCTACAAGACGGCGGAGGAAAAGGGCCTCAACGGCCGCTCGCTCGCTTATCCGCGCGGCAAGGTGCTTGGCGGCTGCTCCTCGATCAACGGCATGATCTATATGCGCGGTCAGGCGGCCGACTATGATGGTTGGCGCCAGCTCGGCAATCCTGGCTGGGGCTGGGACGAGGTCCTGCCATTGTTCCGCAAATCCGAGCGGCACCATAGCCTCAATGAGCCGTTCCATGGCAGGGACGGCGAGCTGCATGTCGAGCGCCAGCGGCTGTCCTGGCCGATCCTCGATGCCGTGCGCGAGGCGGCCGAGGAGATCGGCGTGCCAAAGATCGACGACTTCAACGGCGGCGACAATTTCGGATCGTCCTATTTCGAGGTCAACCAGAAGGCCGGTTTCCGCTTCAATGCGGTGCGCGCCTTCCTGAGCCCGGTGCGCAATCGCCGCAATCTGACCGTGCTGACCAAGGCGCAGGCCGAGCGCATCCTCTTCACCAGCAAGCGCGCGAGCGGGCTCGAATTGCGCCTCAATGGCGAGCCAGTACAGGTCGATGCCGCCGGCGAATTGATCCTGTCGGCGGGCGCGATCGGCACACCGCAATTGCTCCAGCTGTCAGGTGTCGGTCCCGGTGCGCTCCTGTCACAGCACGGCATCACCGTCCGGCACGAGTTGGCCGGTGTCGGCGAGAACCTGCAGGACCATCTCCAGATCCGAACGGTCTTCAAGATCACGGGCGCGTCGACGCTGAACGAGCGGCAAGCAACGCTGCGCGGCAAGATGGGCATCGCACTCGAATATGCGCTGCGCCGTTCCGGGCCGATGGCGATGGCACCGAGCCAGCTCGGCATCTTCATGCGCTCCGACGAGCGCTTCGCCACGCCGAATATCGAGTTCCACGTCCAACCGCTCTCGCTGGAGCGTTTCGGCCAGCCGCTCGACGCCTTTCCGGCGATCACGGTCTCGGTCTGCAATCTCCGGCCGGATTCGCGCGGCCATGTCCGCATCGCCTCGAACGATCCGGCGGAGCATCCCAGCATCGCGCCCAATTATCTTTCGACCGAAAGCGACCGCGAGGTTGCGGCAGCCTCTATCGTGGCGGCACGCCGGCTGATGCAGACGCAGCGGATGCAGGCGTTTCGGCCGGAGGAACTCAAGCCCGGCGCCGGCATCCAGGATCCTGCGGCGCTGGCGCAAGCGGCGGGCGACATCGCGACGACGATCTTCCACCCGGTCGGCACGGCCAAGATGGGTAATGACCCGATGGCGGTGGTCGATCCCGAGTTGCGCGTGCATGGACTCGCGGGCTTGCGCGTCGTCGACTGCTCGATCATGCCGACGATCGTCTCGGGCAACACCCATGCTCCGGCGGTGATGATCGCCGAGAAGGCGGCTCAGCTGATCTTGGCTGCGGCGACGCCCGGCCTGGCTGCGCGCTCCGCCTAG